From a single Acidobacteriota bacterium genomic region:
- a CDS encoding bifunctional homocysteine S-methyltransferase/methylenetetrahydrofolate reductase has product MKDFRKAVTDDRVYVFDGAMGTMIYSRGVYINKCYDELNVAQPDLILGIHREYIKAGADIIETNTFGATRVKLRHYGLEDKIRDINLAGVRLAREAAGERAFVAGAIGPLGIRIEPYGATSNEEAQELFREQASALLEGGVDLFILETFSDIAEIQQAIKAVRSLCDLPIVAQMTIQNDGNTSYGTSPELFTQRLDEWGADVIGLNCSVGPHAMLDALEKMREVTDRKLSAQPNGGLPRQYEGRLMYMASPDYMAKYAKRLIQSGAKFIGGCCGTTPKHIKEIANAVAAMSPGRTTVHVLSHDDKPADVKVTPRAEKSQFARSICQGKFVTSVEIVPPKGSDPSKMLESVKLLKDAGVSAVNVPDGPRAQSRMGALAVSTLIEQRVGMEAVVHYCCRDRNLLGMTSDLLGAAGLGLKNLLIITGDPPKMGPYPEATAVFDIDSIGLVNMVNRLNHGLDIGGNPIGSPTSFFMGVGVNPCAVDLEYELRRFEWKVEAGAEFAITQPTFDVEQLKNFLKRIEHCRIPVIAGIWPLVSYRNAEFLANEVPGVVVPEAILKRMAKVTDKDAAREEGLAIARETLTEVRDLVQGVQVSAPFGNVKYALDVFSVL; this is encoded by the coding sequence ATGAAAGATTTTCGCAAAGCCGTTACCGATGACCGCGTTTATGTTTTTGATGGCGCAATGGGCACCATGATTTATTCGCGTGGCGTATACATCAACAAATGCTACGATGAATTGAACGTCGCGCAACCCGATTTAATTTTAGGGATTCACCGCGAATACATTAAAGCGGGCGCAGATATTATCGAAACCAACACTTTTGGCGCGACCCGCGTCAAGCTGCGACACTACGGACTCGAAGATAAAATCCGCGACATCAATCTCGCGGGTGTGCGCCTGGCGCGCGAAGCCGCCGGCGAACGGGCTTTTGTTGCCGGTGCGATTGGCCCTTTAGGTATTCGCATCGAGCCTTACGGAGCAACTTCAAACGAAGAGGCACAGGAACTCTTTCGCGAACAGGCGAGCGCCCTGCTTGAAGGCGGCGTCGATTTATTCATTCTCGAAACCTTTTCCGACATTGCCGAAATCCAACAAGCCATCAAAGCCGTGCGGTCGCTTTGCGATTTGCCCATCGTTGCGCAGATGACCATTCAAAACGATGGCAACACCAGTTACGGCACGTCGCCTGAACTCTTCACGCAACGATTGGATGAATGGGGCGCGGACGTTATCGGTTTGAATTGTTCGGTCGGTCCCCACGCCATGCTTGACGCGCTGGAAAAGATGCGCGAAGTCACCGACCGCAAATTGTCTGCGCAACCCAACGGCGGACTTCCCCGTCAATACGAAGGGCGTTTGATGTACATGGCGTCACCCGATTACATGGCGAAATACGCCAAGCGACTCATTCAATCGGGCGCGAAATTTATCGGCGGTTGTTGCGGCACGACGCCCAAACATATCAAAGAAATTGCCAACGCCGTCGCCGCCATGTCGCCCGGTCGCACGACGGTTCATGTGCTTTCACACGATGATAAACCCGCAGATGTGAAGGTCACGCCGCGCGCCGAAAAATCACAGTTTGCCCGCAGCATTTGCCAAGGTAAATTCGTCACTTCGGTTGAAATCGTGCCGCCCAAAGGCAGCGATCCGTCGAAGATGCTGGAAAGCGTTAAGCTTTTAAAAGACGCGGGCGTCAGTGCCGTCAATGTCCCTGATGGTCCGCGCGCCCAATCACGCATGGGGGCGCTGGCGGTTTCGACTTTGATTGAACAGCGCGTCGGCATGGAAGCCGTCGTGCATTATTGTTGTCGCGATAGAAACCTGCTCGGTATGACAAGCGATTTGCTCGGCGCAGCGGGACTCGGACTTAAAAACCTGTTAATCATCACCGGCGACCCGCCTAAGATGGGACCTTACCCGGAAGCCACTGCCGTGTTTGATATTGATTCCATCGGTCTGGTGAATATGGTCAATCGTTTGAATCACGGTTTGGATATTGGCGGCAACCCGATTGGCAGTCCGACCTCTTTTTTTATGGGCGTCGGCGTCAACCCTTGCGCGGTAGATTTGGAGTATGAACTGCGGCGGTTTGAATGGAAGGTCGAAGCGGGCGCGGAATTTGCCATCACCCAACCGACCTTTGATGTTGAACAACTCAAGAATTTCTTAAAACGCATCGAGCACTGCCGGATTCCGGTGATTGCAGGCATCTGGCCGCTGGTGAGTTATCGCAATGCCGAATTTTTGGCAAACGAAGTGCCGGGCGTCGTGGTGCCCGAAGCGATTTTAAAACGCATGGCGAAAGTGACAGACAAAGATGCTGCCCGCGAAGAAGGCTTGGCGATTGCCCGCGAAACGCTTACGGAAGTGCGCGACCTGGTGCAAGGCGTACAGGTCTCTGCGCCCTTCGGCAATGTGAAATATGCGCTTGATGTGTTTTCGGTTTTATAA